One Corynebacterium efficiens YS-314 DNA segment encodes these proteins:
- a CDS encoding galactan 5-O-arabinofuranosyltransferase yields the protein MMNSSEPHGEPHSTTGTTGTQLLPTPGGHDDTAVEVNVFSPDQMTRGRTILAIILAAVGAFALTLVAWLVLRQTSLPAFGASMVTRALASAGIVLVLVVVGLLMWWWIHDEHKADPRWNNGTQLEITRPAWREFLTHAVAYLSPAALVVAVLAIPLSATRLHLDGISVDQGFRTQYLTRLADDIAISDMNYADMPTYYPPLWFWFGGRLANLLDMPGWEVFQPWAIISLAVGGAVLVPVWQRLVGSLPVATGIALVSTCVVLVMSPDEPYAALVALGMPALVALTPRILRGDWFALIGGILFLGFSATFYTLFTAVIALSVVVVTAVTVVVMRREWKPLVWLAVLGFSSIGIALITWGPFLLASLQGAEQSGDTAMHYLPYDGTLIPLPILASSTLGLLSLIGLIFLVVRGRDPVVRAMWISLIVLYGWIVASMLFTVLGNTLLGFRLDTLVVLMMTTAGVLGIADFRLAGIYLLYPERITPRVARGVTTILITVVLAGGLQYAQSIPERNAHAIDLAYTDTDGYGERADLYPPDSARWYREIDSHLQDQGFIPSETIVLTDELNFMSYHPYRGFQAFTSHYANPLGEFGKRNEAIEQWAVESWNELSDPADFAAAIDAVEWAGPDVFIMRGTVPEDADAEGGGDTAPGGVGGWKYDLAEDIYPNNPNVRFRGVYFNPEVFLGAGAPWEVEQIGPFVVVTRDE from the coding sequence ATGATGAATTCCTCCGAACCTCACGGAGAGCCACACAGCACCACGGGAACGACGGGGACCCAGCTGCTGCCCACCCCGGGTGGACACGATGACACAGCCGTGGAGGTAAATGTCTTCTCCCCGGATCAGATGACCCGGGGCAGAACCATCCTGGCGATCATCCTGGCAGCTGTGGGCGCCTTCGCGCTCACCCTTGTCGCGTGGCTGGTGCTCCGCCAGACCAGCCTCCCGGCCTTCGGTGCCTCAATGGTCACCCGGGCACTGGCCTCCGCCGGCATCGTGCTCGTCCTGGTGGTGGTGGGTCTGCTCATGTGGTGGTGGATCCACGATGAGCACAAGGCCGACCCGAGGTGGAACAACGGGACCCAACTGGAGATCACACGACCGGCCTGGCGGGAGTTCCTCACCCACGCAGTGGCCTACCTCAGCCCCGCCGCCCTCGTGGTGGCGGTACTGGCGATTCCGTTGTCCGCCACCCGCCTGCACCTCGACGGCATCAGCGTGGACCAGGGTTTCCGGACCCAGTACCTGACCCGCCTGGCCGATGACATCGCCATCAGCGACATGAACTACGCGGATATGCCCACCTACTATCCGCCCCTGTGGTTCTGGTTCGGTGGCCGTCTGGCCAACCTGCTGGACATGCCCGGGTGGGAGGTGTTCCAGCCGTGGGCGATCATCTCACTGGCGGTGGGGGGTGCCGTCCTGGTGCCCGTATGGCAGCGGCTCGTGGGTTCCCTGCCGGTGGCCACGGGCATCGCCCTGGTGTCCACCTGTGTGGTTCTGGTGATGAGCCCCGATGAACCCTATGCCGCCCTGGTGGCCCTGGGTATGCCGGCCCTGGTCGCGCTGACCCCGCGCATCCTGCGGGGTGACTGGTTCGCACTGATCGGCGGGATCCTCTTCCTCGGGTTCTCCGCCACGTTCTACACCCTGTTCACCGCTGTCATCGCACTGTCGGTGGTGGTGGTCACGGCGGTGACCGTCGTGGTGATGCGCCGGGAGTGGAAGCCACTGGTGTGGTTGGCGGTGCTGGGTTTTTCGTCGATAGGCATCGCCCTGATCACCTGGGGACCGTTCCTGCTCGCCAGCCTGCAGGGCGCGGAGCAGAGCGGGGATACCGCCATGCACTACCTGCCCTATGACGGCACCCTGATTCCGCTGCCGATCCTCGCGTCGAGCACGCTCGGTCTGCTCAGCCTGATCGGCCTGATCTTCCTCGTGGTCCGGGGCCGGGATCCGGTGGTGCGGGCGATGTGGATCTCCCTGATCGTGCTCTACGGGTGGATCGTGGCCTCCATGCTGTTCACCGTGCTGGGCAACACCCTGCTCGGGTTCCGCCTGGACACCCTGGTGGTGTTGATGATGACCACCGCGGGTGTGCTCGGCATCGCGGATTTCCGTCTGGCGGGCATCTACCTGCTCTACCCGGAACGCATCACCCCGCGGGTGGCACGTGGTGTCACCACCATCCTCATCACGGTTGTGCTGGCCGGTGGACTGCAATATGCGCAGAGCATCCCCGAGCGCAACGCCCATGCCATCGACCTGGCCTACACCGACACCGATGGTTATGGTGAACGCGCCGATCTCTACCCCCCGGATTCCGCGCGGTGGTACCGGGAGATCGACAGCCACCTGCAGGATCAGGGTTTCATCCCCTCGGAGACGATCGTGCTCACCGATGAACTGAACTTCATGTCCTATCACCCCTACCGGGGTTTCCAGGCGTTCACCTCCCACTACGCCAATCCGCTCGGGGAGTTCGGCAAACGTAACGAGGCCATTGAGCAGTGGGCGGTGGAGAGTTGGAATGAGTTGTCCGACCCGGCTGATTTCGCCGCGGCCATCGATGCCGTGGAATGGGCCGGCCCGGATGTGTTCATCATGCGGGGCACGGTGCCGGAGGACGCGGATGCCGAAGGAGGCGGGGATACCGCCCCGGGTGGTGTCGGTGGGTGGAAATACGACCTCGCGGAGGACATCTACCCGAACAATCCCAATGTGCGTTTCCGGGGGGTGTACTTCAACCCGGAGGTGTTCCTGGGGGCGGGTGCCCCCTGGGAGGTGGAGCAGATCGGGCCGTTCGTCGTGGTGACGCGTGATGAGTGA
- a CDS encoding decaprenylphospho-beta-D-erythro-pentofuranosid-2-ulose 2-reductase, with amino-acid sequence MLNAVGKAQNILLLGGTSEIGIAIVERFLQQGGSHVTLAARKDSPRIDAAVAKIKAAGADSVRVVDFDALDTDSHPAAIDEAFAEGDVDVAVVAFGVLGDNEVQWRDQAEAVSAVSVNYTAGVSVGVLLGRKFEAQGHGTIVAMSSVAGQRVRRSNFVYGSAKAGFDGFYTQLGEALRGSGANVVVVRAGQVRTKMSADAGEAPFTVNREDVADAVYDAVVNKKDIIYVHPMFQYVSLAFQFIPRAIFRKLPF; translated from the coding sequence ATGCTGAACGCTGTGGGCAAAGCCCAGAACATCCTCCTGCTCGGAGGAACCTCCGAGATCGGAATCGCCATCGTGGAACGTTTCCTCCAGCAGGGAGGCTCCCACGTCACCCTGGCCGCGCGGAAGGACTCCCCGCGTATCGACGCCGCCGTGGCGAAGATCAAGGCCGCCGGCGCTGATTCCGTGCGTGTCGTCGACTTCGACGCCCTGGATACCGACTCCCACCCCGCCGCCATCGACGAGGCCTTCGCCGAGGGCGATGTGGATGTGGCTGTGGTCGCCTTCGGTGTCCTCGGTGACAATGAGGTCCAGTGGCGTGACCAGGCCGAGGCCGTGAGCGCTGTCTCCGTGAACTACACCGCCGGTGTGTCCGTGGGTGTGCTCCTGGGCCGTAAATTCGAGGCGCAGGGTCACGGCACCATCGTGGCCATGTCCTCGGTGGCCGGTCAGCGCGTGCGCCGGTCCAACTTCGTCTACGGTTCCGCCAAGGCCGGTTTCGACGGTTTCTACACCCAGCTCGGCGAGGCCCTGCGTGGCTCCGGTGCCAACGTCGTGGTCGTGCGCGCCGGACAGGTCCGCACCAAGATGAGCGCCGACGCCGGTGAGGCACCCTTCACCGTCAACCGTGAGGATGTCGCCGACGCCGTCTACGACGCCGTGGTGAACAAGAAGGACATCATCTACGTCCACCCCATGTTCCAGTACGTCTCCCTGGCCTTCCAGTTCATCCCGCGGGCGATTTTCCGCAAGCTGCCGTTCTGA
- a CDS encoding FAD-binding oxidoreductase — MNSSNGMSSTGTSAGASGALPLEARTLTGWGRTAPTTAEVLTTPDLDVIVDAVRRVAEQNDSKPAYLRRGVIARGMGRSYGDPAQNAGGLVIDMQPLNKIHSIDPESAIVDVDGGVTLDQLMKAALPYGLWIPVLPGTRQVTIGGAIGPDIHGKNHHSAGSFGDHVVSMELLVADGRILHLEPEGTAEDPDGTLFWATVGGMGLTGIIVRARIRMTKTETAYFIADTDRTDNLDETVEFHSDGSEHNYTYSSAWFDVISPEPKLGRSTISRGSLATLAQLEELSPKLAKDPLKFNAPQLLTVPDIFPSFTINKYSLMAIGEAYYAMGAPARNQVKNLTQFYQPLDLIGEWNRGYGSKGFLQYQFVVPMDAVEPFKDIIRDMQKSGHYSALNVFKLFGPGNRAPLSYPMPGWNVCVDFPIRRGLGAFLDELDERVMEFGGRLYLAKESRTSAEKFHSMYPGMEGWLKTRNEIDPTGVFASDMSRRLELH, encoded by the coding sequence ATGAACAGTTCTAACGGCATGTCCAGCACCGGTACTTCGGCCGGTGCCTCCGGGGCCCTTCCACTAGAAGCTCGTACCCTGACGGGGTGGGGACGCACCGCACCCACCACCGCTGAAGTCCTGACCACCCCGGACCTCGACGTGATCGTCGATGCCGTGCGCCGGGTGGCCGAGCAGAACGATTCCAAACCCGCCTACCTCAGGCGCGGCGTCATCGCCCGCGGCATGGGCCGTTCCTACGGTGACCCGGCGCAGAACGCCGGCGGTCTTGTCATCGACATGCAGCCGCTGAACAAGATCCACTCCATTGATCCGGAGTCCGCCATCGTCGATGTCGATGGTGGCGTGACCCTGGATCAGCTGATGAAGGCGGCCCTGCCCTATGGGCTGTGGATCCCGGTGCTCCCCGGTACCCGCCAGGTCACCATCGGTGGTGCCATCGGACCGGACATCCACGGCAAGAACCACCACTCCGCCGGTTCCTTCGGTGATCATGTGGTCTCCATGGAACTGCTGGTTGCCGATGGCCGCATCCTGCACCTGGAACCGGAGGGCACCGCCGAGGACCCGGACGGCACCCTGTTCTGGGCGACCGTGGGCGGCATGGGCCTGACCGGCATCATCGTCCGCGCCCGCATCCGCATGACCAAGACGGAAACCGCGTACTTCATCGCCGACACGGATCGCACCGACAACCTGGATGAGACCGTGGAATTCCACTCCGACGGTTCCGAGCACAACTACACGTACTCCTCCGCATGGTTCGATGTGATCTCCCCCGAGCCGAAGCTGGGTCGTTCCACCATCTCCCGTGGTTCCCTGGCCACCCTCGCACAGCTGGAGGAGCTCTCCCCCAAGCTGGCGAAGGACCCGTTGAAGTTCAACGCCCCACAGCTGTTGACCGTCCCGGACATCTTCCCGTCCTTCACCATCAACAAGTACTCCCTGATGGCCATCGGTGAGGCCTACTACGCCATGGGCGCACCTGCCCGGAACCAGGTGAAGAACCTCACGCAGTTCTACCAGCCGCTGGATCTCATCGGCGAGTGGAACCGCGGCTACGGTTCCAAGGGTTTCCTGCAGTACCAGTTCGTGGTGCCGATGGATGCCGTCGAACCTTTCAAGGACATCATCCGCGACATGCAGAAGTCCGGTCACTACTCCGCGCTGAACGTGTTCAAGCTGTTCGGACCGGGCAACCGTGCACCGCTGTCCTACCCGATGCCGGGTTGGAACGTCTGCGTGGACTTCCCGATCCGTCGGGGCCTGGGTGCCTTCCTCGATGAGCTGGATGAGCGTGTCATGGAATTCGGTGGTCGGCTCTACCTGGCCAAGGAATCCCGCACCAGCGCCGAGAAGTTCCACTCCATGTACCCGGGCATGGAGGGCTGGCTGAAGACCCGCAACGAGATCGACCCCACCGGTGTCTTCGCCTCCGACATGTCCCGCCGTCTTGAGCTGCACTAG